Proteins co-encoded in one Methylobacterium sp. WL1 genomic window:
- a CDS encoding accessory factor UbiK family protein, which translates to MPPSNRLFDDLARLMTDAAGAAQGVRREAETVVKAQAERLVRDLDIASREELDVLRDLVTNLRAQNDALTARVTALEAKSGTAAAGVAGLSEAI; encoded by the coding sequence ATGCCCCCCTCGAACCGACTGTTCGACGACCTCGCCCGCCTGATGACCGACGCGGCCGGCGCCGCCCAGGGCGTGCGCCGCGAGGCCGAGACCGTGGTCAAGGCGCAGGCCGAGCGCCTCGTGCGCGACCTCGACATCGCCTCCCGCGAGGAGCTCGACGTGCTGCGCGACCTCGTGACCAACCTGCGGGCGCAGAACGACGCGCTCACCGCCCGGGTGACCGCCCTCGAGGCCAAATCCGGCACCGCCGCGGCCGGCGTGGCGGGGCTCAGCGAGGCGATCTGA
- a CDS encoding YbjN domain-containing protein, producing MPLLHVDFHDPDRNEHPLDVVERLASLRDWIFDRAETDEMSITSPGRWTDYHVAFTWIEDVEALHVACAFDLKVPERQRTEVLRLIAMINEQLWIGHFDLWSSDSVVMFRHALLLAGGAVPTHPQCSTMMKTAVDACERYFQAFQFVLWAGKSAREALDAVLFETEGEA from the coding sequence ATGCCGCTTCTCCACGTCGACTTCCACGACCCTGACCGGAACGAGCATCCGCTCGACGTCGTCGAGCGTCTGGCGTCCCTGCGCGACTGGATCTTCGACCGGGCCGAGACCGACGAGATGTCGATCACCAGCCCCGGCCGGTGGACCGACTACCATGTGGCGTTCACCTGGATCGAGGATGTCGAGGCCCTGCACGTGGCCTGCGCCTTCGACCTCAAGGTGCCGGAGCGGCAGCGCACCGAGGTGCTGCGCCTGATCGCGATGATCAACGAGCAGCTCTGGATCGGCCATTTCGACCTGTGGTCGAGCGACAGCGTGGTAATGTTCCGGCACGCGCTGCTGCTGGCGGGCGGCGCGGTGCCGACCCACCCGCAATGCTCCACCATGATGAAGACCGCCGTGGACGCCTGCGAGCGCTACTTCCAGGCGTTCCAGTTCGTGCTCTGGGCCGGCAAGAGCGCCCGCGAGGCGTTGGACGCCGTGCTGTTCGAGACCGAAGGCGAGGCGTGA
- a CDS encoding TetR/AcrR family transcriptional regulator, producing MTETRAPSKRTRKGASTPQDGTAPDQASQAGTAPETSAQPESAHPESAQSGSAPKPSPREAAVEALMRLAAEQPWNDIEIGDIAREAGLTLAELRDLFPSKGAVLGGLTRIIDRKVLEGDSAGLEEEPTRERLFDVLMRRLDAMTPYKPALRRIAYALRGEPLSMLALNSVMLNSHRYMLAAAGIDTEGPLGQLKLQGVVIAFARVTQVWLDDEDPALARTMAKLDKEIRNGERLMERAEDARRLTAPLRALGRSLLDRRPSARRAPDGDETDPAAAI from the coding sequence ATGACCGAGACCAGAGCCCCGTCGAAGCGTACCCGCAAGGGCGCGAGCACCCCGCAGGACGGTACGGCCCCGGATCAGGCCAGCCAGGCCGGCACGGCGCCGGAGACCTCCGCACAGCCCGAATCGGCGCATCCCGAATCGGCGCAGTCCGGCTCCGCGCCGAAGCCGTCGCCCCGCGAGGCGGCGGTCGAGGCGCTGATGCGGCTCGCCGCCGAGCAGCCGTGGAATGACATCGAGATCGGCGACATCGCCCGGGAGGCGGGTCTGACGCTTGCGGAACTGCGCGACCTGTTCCCGTCGAAGGGTGCGGTGCTCGGCGGCCTGACCCGGATCATCGACCGCAAGGTCCTGGAGGGCGACAGCGCCGGCCTCGAGGAGGAGCCGACCCGCGAGCGCCTGTTCGACGTGCTGATGCGCCGGCTCGACGCGATGACCCCCTACAAGCCGGCGCTCCGCCGGATCGCCTACGCGCTGCGCGGCGAGCCGCTGTCGATGCTGGCGCTCAACAGCGTTATGCTGAACTCGCACCGCTACATGCTGGCGGCGGCCGGGATCGACACCGAGGGGCCGCTGGGCCAGCTCAAGCTCCAGGGCGTTGTGATCGCGTTCGCCCGCGTCACCCAGGTCTGGCTCGACGACGAGGATCCGGCGCTCGCCCGGACGATGGCCAAGCTCGACAAGGAGATCCGCAACGGCGAGCGCCTCATGGAGCGCGCCGAGGATGCCCGTCGGCTGACCGCGCCGTTGCGCGCGCTCGGCCGGTCCCTCCTCGACCGGCGTCCCAGCGCCCGGCGCGCGCCGGACGGCGACGAGACGGATCCCGCGGCGGCGATCTAG
- a CDS encoding methyl-accepting chemotaxis protein produces MTLGIRHRLYAGFAMLVLIAAGIGAFSLHQQSTIDGYYDARSRLDQGSRSILAISNLALRLTGAAEKYRFESDPAQVAAIEQMRQAIEAASINHLVATPSEERRKIYGEIRDEARALKPGLERLAAAGSTLTETRTAMFAGGDQLTRFADALIAEARGRADDALIYRVQAVENAVLRTRLAAARLTIRLRPEDRGVFAKAVEQTRAALRAFETGGATLMPMVTAIAKALDTYAGTVTAYDDAASNVKATFELGIKSQADKIEQHAETARTRVMSQVAEISATTSAAVASAQRGQIGLIGLTVGVGGLLAFLIARSVIRPVAGMTDAMKRLAEGDTAVEVPAPRARDEMAEMAKAVDVFRQNAIVRAELEAAQAAEQATRLSRAERVDQLVRAFQQNVAASLEVVTGAATELDATARSMTQVADDTNTQAVASSAAAEQASTNVQTVAAAAEQMVASLQEIERQVIRSNEVAGHAAHEAEATNTAMASLRLASEQIGAAVTTISGIAGQTNLLALNATIEAARAGEAGRGFAVVAAEVKELAGQTAKATEEIGGQIAAIQAATHQAAAAIEQIARTIAAVNEISGSIASTVVQQTAATSEISRNAGEAARGTRDVSSNVAQVLASSGETGSAATQVLHAASQLASQSQKVRQEVDGFLRVIQAA; encoded by the coding sequence GTGACCTTGGGAATCCGCCACCGGCTCTATGCCGGCTTTGCGATGCTTGTGCTGATCGCTGCCGGCATAGGTGCCTTCTCGCTTCATCAGCAAAGCACGATCGATGGGTATTACGACGCGCGCTCTCGTCTGGACCAAGGTTCGCGGTCGATCCTCGCGATCAGCAACCTCGCCCTCCGCCTGACCGGCGCCGCAGAGAAGTACCGCTTCGAGTCGGATCCCGCGCAGGTCGCCGCGATCGAGCAGATGCGCCAAGCGATCGAGGCCGCGAGCATCAACCACCTCGTGGCGACCCCGAGTGAAGAGCGGCGCAAGATCTACGGTGAGATCCGCGACGAGGCGCGGGCCCTGAAGCCGGGACTGGAGCGACTCGCGGCGGCCGGCTCGACGTTGACCGAAACCAGAACCGCCATGTTTGCGGGTGGGGATCAGCTCACGCGCTTCGCCGACGCACTGATCGCCGAGGCGCGCGGCCGTGCCGACGACGCATTGATCTATCGGGTTCAGGCGGTCGAGAACGCCGTGCTGCGGACCCGGCTCGCCGCCGCGCGCCTCACGATCAGACTGCGTCCGGAGGATCGGGGCGTCTTCGCGAAGGCTGTCGAGCAGACCCGCGCCGCCTTGCGGGCGTTCGAGACGGGCGGCGCAACACTCATGCCGATGGTCACGGCCATCGCCAAAGCGCTGGATACCTATGCCGGCACCGTTACTGCCTATGACGACGCGGCGAGCAACGTCAAAGCGACCTTCGAGCTTGGTATCAAGTCGCAAGCCGACAAGATCGAACAGCACGCCGAGACGGCGCGCACGAGGGTGATGTCCCAGGTCGCCGAGATTTCGGCGACGACGTCGGCCGCGGTGGCGAGTGCTCAGCGGGGGCAGATCGGCCTGATCGGCCTGACCGTGGGGGTCGGTGGTCTTCTGGCTTTCCTGATCGCCCGCAGCGTCATCCGGCCGGTCGCCGGCATGACCGACGCGATGAAGCGCCTCGCCGAGGGCGACACCGCTGTCGAGGTTCCGGCGCCGAGGGCCAGGGACGAGATGGCCGAGATGGCCAAGGCGGTGGACGTGTTCCGCCAGAACGCCATCGTCCGCGCCGAGTTGGAAGCTGCCCAGGCCGCCGAGCAGGCGACCCGCCTGAGCCGGGCCGAGCGGGTCGACCAGCTGGTCCGCGCCTTCCAGCAGAACGTCGCCGCCTCGCTCGAGGTCGTCACCGGGGCCGCCACGGAACTCGATGCCACGGCGCGCTCGATGACCCAGGTCGCCGACGACACCAACACCCAGGCGGTGGCCTCGAGCGCCGCCGCCGAGCAGGCCTCCACCAACGTCCAGACCGTGGCGGCCGCCGCCGAGCAGATGGTCGCGTCGCTGCAGGAGATCGAGCGGCAGGTGATCCGCTCGAACGAGGTCGCGGGCCACGCGGCCCACGAGGCCGAGGCCACCAACACCGCCATGGCCAGCCTGCGGCTCGCCTCCGAGCAGATCGGCGCCGCGGTCACGACGATCTCGGGGATCGCCGGCCAGACCAACCTGCTGGCCTTGAACGCCACGATCGAGGCGGCCCGCGCCGGCGAGGCCGGCCGCGGCTTCGCCGTGGTCGCCGCCGAGGTGAAGGAACTGGCCGGGCAGACCGCCAAGGCCACCGAGGAGATCGGCGGCCAGATCGCGGCGATCCAGGCGGCCACCCATCAGGCTGCCGCCGCGATCGAGCAGATCGCCCGCACGATCGCGGCGGTGAACGAGATCAGCGGCTCGATCGCCTCGACGGTGGTGCAGCAGACGGCGGCGACGAGCGAGATCTCGCGCAACGCCGGCGAGGCCGCCCGCGGCACCCGCGACGTCTCGTCCAACGTGGCCCAGGTGCTGGCCTCCTCCGGGGAGACCGGCAGCGCCGCCACGCAGGTGCTGCACGCGGCGTCCCAGCTGGCCTCGCAATCCCAGAAGGTCCGCCAGGAGGTCGACGGCTTCCTGCGGGTCATCCAGGCGGCCTGA
- a CDS encoding histidine kinase, with protein sequence MPTTDVETASGRLPQGVCYRIQVLVVGRHKRWRDEISTEIRMLGYQVTACDRGVDAMTVLALGLPVDVMVVDAALQGGGLCCAQLAVEARALRPGLRIVLSSDPIDPPAQEASVLVPDALFIQREQFQDGMVASLMREALADRVA encoded by the coding sequence ATGCCCACAACCGACGTCGAGACGGCCTCCGGCAGGCTGCCCCAGGGCGTCTGCTACCGGATCCAAGTGCTGGTCGTCGGCCGCCATAAGCGGTGGCGCGACGAGATCTCCACCGAGATCCGGATGCTGGGCTATCAGGTGACCGCCTGCGACCGCGGCGTCGACGCCATGACGGTGCTGGCCCTCGGGCTGCCCGTGGACGTGATGGTGGTGGATGCGGCCCTGCAGGGCGGCGGCCTGTGCTGCGCGCAGCTCGCGGTCGAGGCGCGGGCCCTGCGCCCGGGCCTGCGCATTGTCCTGTCCAGCGACCCGATCGATCCGCCGGCGCAGGAAGCCTCGGTGCTGGTTCCGGATGCCCTGTTCATCCAGCGCGAGCAGTTCCAGGACGGGATGGTCGCGAGCCTGATGCGCGAGGCGCTGGCCGACCGCGTGGCCTGA